TACCTGGACAGCGGCTCGCTTTACCGCCTGACTGCGCTCGCCGCGATGCGTGCGGGCGTGGCGCTCGACGACGAGGCCGGCGTGGCCGCGCTGGCGGCGGCGCTGCCGGCGCGCTTCGAGGGTGATCGTGTGCTGCTCGAGGGCGACGACGTCAGCGACGAGATCCGCTCCGAGGCGTGTTCGGTCGGCGCCTCGAAGGTGGCGGTGCTGCCTGCGGTACGGGCGGCGCTGTTCGACCGCCAGCGCGACTACCGCGTCGCGCCCGGCCTGGTCGCCGAAGGCCGGGACATGGGCTCGGTGATCTTCTCCGACGCGGACATCAAGGTCTTCCTTACCGCCTCTGCCGAGGCGCGTGCCGAGCGGCGGTATAAGCAGTTGATGGAAAAGGGTTTGCCTGCTAACATGCAAAGTCTTCTGAAGGATCTTCGGGAACGGGATGCGCGCGATGCGGCCCGCGCCGTCGCCCCCCTGACGAAGCTGCCGGACGCGGTCTTGCTCGATACCACCGAAAGGGATGTCGAACAGGCCGTGGCCTTCGTGCTCGACCTCGTGCAGGCGGGCGTCAGGGTTTCCGGTTGAACGCAATCGCGCGGGAGCGTGGGCTCCGGCGCGTTTTTTCTTGAACCAGCCATGTTTGCCGTCCCACGGCGGTGCCGGAACCGACCTTTTATGTCCAACGCCACCCCCGCCTTCGAAGAAAGCTTTGCCGCCCTCTTCGAGGAAAGCCTCGCCCTCCAGGAAATGCGCGCCGGTGAAGTCATCACCGCTGAAGTCGTGCGCATCGATCAGAACTTCGTCGTCGTCAACGCCGGCCTGAAGTCCGAAAGCTACGTCCCCGTCGAAGAGTTCCGCAACGACCGCGGTGAGCTCGAAGTCGAAATCGGCGATTTCGTCCACGTCGCAATCGACGCGCTCGAAGACGGCTTCGGCGAAACCCGCCTGTCGCGCGACAAGGCCAAGCGCATCTCGGCCTGGAACGACCTCGAGAAGGCGCTCAACGAAGGCTCCCTGGTCAAGGGCGTCATCACCGGCCGCGTCAAGGGTGGCCTGACCGTCATGACCAACAGCATCCGCGCCTTCCTGCCGGGCTCGCTGGTCGACATGCGTCCGGTCAAGGACACCACGCCGTACGAAGGCAAGGAATACGAATTCAAGGTCATCAAGCTCGACCGCAAGCGCAACAACGTGGTGGTTTCGCGTCGCGCCGTGCTGGAAGAGTCGATGGGCGAAGAGCGCGAGAAGCTGCTCGCCAACCTCAAGGAAGGCACCGTCGTCAAGGGTATCGTCAAGAACATCACCGACTACGGTGCGTTCGTCGACCTCGGCGGCATCGATGGCCTGCTGCACATCACCGACCTGGCCTGGCGCCGCGTCCGTCACCCGAGCGAAGTGCTCAACGTCGGTGACGAGATCGAAGCCAAGGTCCTCAAGTTCGACCAGGAAAAGAACCGCGTCTCGCTGGGCCTCAAGCAGCTCGGCGAAGATCCGTGGGTCGGCATCTCGCGTCGCTACCCGCAGGGCACCCGCCTGTTCGGCAAGGTGACCAACATCACCGACTACGGCGCGTTCGTCGAAGTCGAGCAGGGCATCGAGGGCCTGGTCCACGTGTCCGAGATGGACTGGACCAACAAGAACATCCACCCGACCAAGGTCGTCCAGCTGGGCGACGAGGTCGAAGTGATGATCCTCGAGATCGACGAAGACCGTCGCCGCATCTCGCTGGGCATGAAGCAGTGCATGTCGAACCCGTGGGACGATTTTGCGATCAACCACAAGAAGGGCGACAAGGTTCGTGGCCAGATCAAGTCGATCACCGACTTCGGCGTGTTCATCGGCCTGGAAGGCGGCATCGACGGCCTGGTTCACCTGTCCGACCTGTCCTGGAGCGAGTCCGGCGAAGACGCCGTGCGCAAGTTCAAGAAGGGCGACGAGGTCGAGGCCGTGGTGCTGGCGATCGATGTCGAGCGCGAGCGCATCTCGCTGGGCATCAAGCAGCTCGAGGGCGACCCCTACACCAACTTCATCGCCACTCACGAGAAGAACAGCCTCGTGCGCGGCACCGTGAAGTCGGTCGAGGCGCGTGGCGCGGTGATCTCGCTGGGTGACGACGTCGAGGGCTACCTGCGTGCGTCCGAAGCGGCTCCGCACCGTGTCGACGACCTGACCACCATGCTGAAGGAAGGTGACGAGGTCGAGGCGCTGGTGATCAACGTGGATCGCAAGACCCGTTCGATCAGCCTGTCGATCCGTGCCAAGGATCAGGCCGAGCAGTCGGAAGCCATGAGCAAGCTCGCTTCGGAGAGCTCGGCTGCCGCCGGCACGACCAACCTGGGTGCCCTGCTCAAGGCCAAGCTGAACGAGCAGAAGCAGTAATCTGACCGGTCATGACCAAATCGGAGCTGATCGCCCAACTGGCGGAGCGTTTCCCCCAGCTGGTCGCAAAGGACGCCGATTACGCGGTCAAGATGATCCTCGATGCGATGACCGACGCGCTGGCGCGTGGCGATCGCATCGAGATCCGCGGGTTTGGTAGCTTTGCGCTGAACTATCGTCCGCCCCGTACCGGGCGCAATCCGAAATCCGGCGAGAAGGTGCACGTGCCGGAAAAATACGTTCCGCATTTCAAGGCGGGCAAGGAATTGCGCGAAAGGGTGGATCTCGGCGGCAATTGACCGCGCGGCGATCGGTTTTACAGGCAATAATGGAAGGCGGCTGCGGCCGCCTTCTTTTTTGTTCACCGCTCGGGGATAATGCCGGCCATGCGCGCAATCATCTGGTTCATCCGCCTGCTGCTGTTCTTCCTGCTGTTCGGGTTCGCGATCAAGAACGACCAGCTGGTCACCCTGAACTTCTTCTTCGGCAGCCAGTGGCAGCTGCCGCTCGTGTTCGTCATCCTGCTGACCTTCGCCGCGGGTGCGCTGCTCGGCGTGACGGCGACCCTCGCCTCCCTTGTGCGTCAGCGTCGCGAGATCTCGCGCCTGCGCCGTCAGCTCGAGCTCGCCGAGCGCACCAAGGTTTCGGGCGAGACCGCGCTCACCGCCGGTGAAGCTCAACTGCCGATGCCCTGACCGCCGATGGAAATCGAATTCTGGTGGCTGCTCGCGCTGCCGCTCTTCTTCGGGCTTGGCTGGCTGGCCGCGCGCATCGACATCCGTCAGGTGGTTCAGGAGTCGCGCGCGCTACCGCGCTCCTACCTCAGCGGGCTCAACTTCCTGCTCAACGAACAACCCGACAAGGCGATCGACGCCTTTGTCGAGGCGGTGCGCATCGATCCGCAGACCGTGGAGCTGCACTTCGCCCTCGGCAGCCTGTTCCGGCGCCGCGGCGAGACCGATCGCGCGATCCGCATCCATCAGTTGCTGGTCGATCGCGAGGACATCAGCGAGGAGCACCGCCTGCAGGCCCTGGGCGAACTGGGACAGGATTTCCTCAAGGCCGGCCTGCTCGATCGCGCCGAGGCGGCCTTCCTGCGCCTGCGCGACACCCGGGCCAACGACGTGGCCCTGCGCTACCTGCTCGAGATCTACCAGCAGGAGAAGGACTGGGCCAGGGCGATCGAGGTCGCGCAGGCCCTGCCGGAGCACGAAGGGGTGATGTGGCGCACCGAGATGGCCAATTTCCATTGCGAACTCGCCGCGAGCGCGATGGCCAACTCGCGCTACGACGAGGCCCGGCGCCATCTCGACCAGGCCTTCGAGGTCAATCGTCGCAGCGTGCGCGCCAGCGTCCTGCTCGGCGACCTGCTCGCGGCGCAAGGGCGCGACGAGGAGGCGCTCGAGGCGTGGAAGCGGATCGAGAACCAGGATCCGGTCTATCTGGCGCTGGTGGCGGAGCGCGTCATGGATGCCTCCGGGCGCCTGGGGCGGGTCGACCAGGG
This genomic stretch from Thauera sp. GDN1 harbors:
- a CDS encoding LapA family protein yields the protein MRAIIWFIRLLLFFLLFGFAIKNDQLVTLNFFFGSQWQLPLVFVILLTFAAGALLGVTATLASLVRQRREISRLRRQLELAERTKVSGETALTAGEAQLPMP
- the rpsA gene encoding 30S ribosomal protein S1, with translation MSNATPAFEESFAALFEESLALQEMRAGEVITAEVVRIDQNFVVVNAGLKSESYVPVEEFRNDRGELEVEIGDFVHVAIDALEDGFGETRLSRDKAKRISAWNDLEKALNEGSLVKGVITGRVKGGLTVMTNSIRAFLPGSLVDMRPVKDTTPYEGKEYEFKVIKLDRKRNNVVVSRRAVLEESMGEEREKLLANLKEGTVVKGIVKNITDYGAFVDLGGIDGLLHITDLAWRRVRHPSEVLNVGDEIEAKVLKFDQEKNRVSLGLKQLGEDPWVGISRRYPQGTRLFGKVTNITDYGAFVEVEQGIEGLVHVSEMDWTNKNIHPTKVVQLGDEVEVMILEIDEDRRRISLGMKQCMSNPWDDFAINHKKGDKVRGQIKSITDFGVFIGLEGGIDGLVHLSDLSWSESGEDAVRKFKKGDEVEAVVLAIDVERERISLGIKQLEGDPYTNFIATHEKNSLVRGTVKSVEARGAVISLGDDVEGYLRASEAAPHRVDDLTTMLKEGDEVEALVINVDRKTRSISLSIRAKDQAEQSEAMSKLASESSAAAGTTNLGALLKAKLNEQKQ
- the lapB gene encoding lipopolysaccharide assembly protein LapB: MEIEFWWLLALPLFFGLGWLAARIDIRQVVQESRALPRSYLSGLNFLLNEQPDKAIDAFVEAVRIDPQTVELHFALGSLFRRRGETDRAIRIHQLLVDREDISEEHRLQALGELGQDFLKAGLLDRAEAAFLRLRDTRANDVALRYLLEIYQQEKDWARAIEVAQALPEHEGVMWRTEMANFHCELAASAMANSRYDEARRHLDQAFEVNRRSVRASVLLGDLLAAQGRDEEALEAWKRIENQDPVYLALVAERVMDASGRLGRVDQGHQLLRAWLSAHASLDLLDELFHWELEREGAKAAYELVREELRRNPTLLGLDKLLEAAVLAAPAEQRSDIELVKQLIHGHTRRVARYRCDACGFKARQFHWRCPACGGWETYPPRRTEEFDLTP
- a CDS encoding integration host factor subunit beta produces the protein MTKSELIAQLAERFPQLVAKDADYAVKMILDAMTDALARGDRIEIRGFGSFALNYRPPRTGRNPKSGEKVHVPEKYVPHFKAGKELRERVDLGGN